GGGGTCAGAGCGGGCAACGGAACCCACACTGCAAGTAAATAATAGTATCCAATTGAGATTTATGCAGGTAGAGTTAAGACCTTATGGCACTTGCTTATTTTCAACatggcaaaataaaaatgatttataaaatCCTGCTTATCCCTAGAAACTTTTTTCAACTTCACCATAAATCCAGTCAGTTGGTCCAAATCAATCAAATGTCAACTAACCTTAATTGAAACTTACGGTTCAAACTTATCAAAAAAGATGTTTGCTAATACAAAACTTTTATacgaaatgaaaatataccaaaaaggACTTTTAAAGTTGCCTTGATATATTTGCTTGtttattaaaagtattttgaaaaactggaaacctaatttaaaatactagTAGCTTATGTTTCCCAGTGCATCAACATTATGAAGAGGCTCGCATCTTTTTTAAGGCCGCGAGGCGACGCAAATTTGTGtgcattatattttttctttttgttgtattttccTGGATTTCTTCTAcgttttccttattttttgctgctgcCTCTAAGGTTTTTCCTCAGCTATTTTAGCTCAGTTATAAATTACGCCGACCATTCgcacgagtgtgtgtgttgcaTAATCTGAGTGCTGAAATCTTTGGCATCCACTTGAGAGCAAATGCAAACAGCGCTGGAGAGAGTGCGACGAGGGCATCTCGGGGACCTATTGTTCTAGAGGCCCCCACAATGGAGCCGGGAAGTCAGGTGGAGGGAGGGTGGTAGGTCGGGGGCCCAAAGAAGTTGGCGGAGCTGCTGCAGAATGACCGCCGCTCTCATAATAGAGTCATAAAATTTTAGTGCGCCGCTTGGCCAACTCACCGCTCAACCCGCGATATCGGGGAACCCCCGTGGTGCCTCGGAGTCACAGCCGTTTCGCTTTGTTGGCCATTGTCCCGGCCATTTACTCGGACCatagaaatatataattgTGATTAATTATACGACATAAAAGTGCCTTAGATTCAACATTTTGATGCATTTATTAACCGAAAAATCACTTGAAACTCTCCACTGCGCAACCTCTTTCTCCGCTGGATCTATTATCAATTGTAATAAAAGTTGGCCTTTCAAATTTCAGACTGGCATTATTTGGGGCGTTTCTGCTGTGGGCAGTGGATCGGGGAGTATTTATGGATTATCCACGATATGGGCAAATCCAAATAAGTAGTTGTGAAAATTGATAACCGTCTTGGTCCCATCAAGAGCCATCTTAAGGTTAACTTCATTTGCTTTGCGGATTATGGACTTTACCAACTAGGAacagctttaaaataaagtaatacAAGATTTACCATTCGCGACTTTGTCTGCTTTAAAGACGCTTTATTTAAAAGTGGCTGGAAAGATTTAACACTATTTTgactaaataatattatatattataaaaatgtcaaaaattcCGCGGATAATAGAAGTATGTACCTTCTCGTTTCAGAAAACTTAAGTAATGACTAATAGAACTAAATACATAAAGGACTTCCACGTCTAAATCAATATACAATTCATGATGGCAATTTTTGGGTTGCCATtctggaagccattggaagTACTAGACATGAAAAGGGTTAAAAAGGCGACccttttacaaaataaatatttgaatgcagaacACAAGGGATTTCCatcacaaactcatagaggtatcccatattaaaatcggaaaaaaattACTAAAGTTATGGCAGTTTTTGTGTTACCATTCTTAAACCCttggaatttcaaaaaaatcggacatgaaaatgggttaaaaatgtgacactcttataaaaaaaatattttaatgcaggaAAAAGGGGATTTtttccacaaactcatagaggtttcccactttaaaatcggAGAAGAACTACTCAAGTTAGGAAATCTAGAAGGGCAGTTTTTGGGTTACCATTCTGAAATCCACTGAGAGAACGAAAAAATCGagcatgaaaatgggttaaaaaggtGACCCCCttcgaaaataaatatttgaatgcagaacGAAAGAGATTTCCAGCACAAACTCGTAGATgtatactattttaaaatcggaAAAGAAttactaaagttatggaatcaaGAAGAGCAGTTTTTGTGTTACCATTCTGGAGTCCACTGGGATAACGGGTTAAAAAGGATACCctcttataaaataaatatttgaatgcagaacAAAAGGGAATtccaacacaaactcatagaggtattcAACTTTAAAATCGGAAAagaattactcaagttatggaatctaaaaGGGCAGTTTATGGGTTACCATTCTGAAAACCAtcggaaatacgaaaaaatcggacatgaaaatgggttaaaaaggtGACCctcttataaaataaatatttgaatgcagaacAAAAGGGAATTCCACCataaactcatagaggtatcccacattaaAATCGGAATAGAATTACTCAAGTTAGGGAATCTATAATGGCTGTTTTTGTGTTACCATTCTTAAACCCTTggaatttcataaaaatcggacatgaaaatggtttaaaaatgtgaccctcttataaaaaaaatatttgaatgcagaacAAAAGGGACTTCTACCACAAACTTATAGAGgcatcccacatcaaaatagCACAATAGTTTCTCAAGTTATAGGATCTAAAAGTGCAGTTTTAAAATCTGAATAGAATTACCGGGGTTATGAAATCTAGAAGGCGATTTGTGGGTTACCATTCTGAAGGTTAGTTACAGAACAGAAGATCGTTCAGAGACGTGAAGCCGTAATTTAAAGACTTTTACAACCCTTGCTTGCAGCCAAATGAATttcgtttttaaatatcttcCTTCTGAactttttgaatattaaaattttgaactcTTTAGCTTTTTTTAGATAGGTATATTGCTATGGAAACATATACTTTTTGAGAAATAATAACCTACGGACTAAAATGTTATAACAGATCTTTCATATTCAGTGCCCAATCATTCAGTCTCTCTTCTGTGGACCAGATCTGACTTCAAAGAGCCACTGTTCCCCATCTAGCCTCCCTAGGAGGAACCTTAATTGAGTTCATACGGCGCATTTTTGATTGTCAGCGTTGTCATGGCCGGTGGACGAATCGCCGGCGGACGGAATGGAGTACATCGCGGCGCAGGACAGAATCCCAGCGACAATGGAGCACTCGAGGAGCTGGCTTCGTTATCACACAGAACATGGCAGCACATGGGAATTGCTGCCTCCTGGTGCCGACTGCACTCTGGCTGGGATGGGAAGGCAGGGACAATGGCTGGGCGCGGAGCCTTGGGGGCAGGAACTATGGATTCGGACAAGAGCCGGCGAGGCAGAAGCAGTGGCAGAAGCAGTCTCTGAATCAGAATCAGAAACAGAATCCCCGACAAGAGCAGTCCATCCACAAAGGCAAAGGCATTTCATGCTCATCAAATGCGTTGACATTGAACAATTGCGCGTAATGTTGTCGTACACTTGACAAGCGCGCAAATTGTAGTGCTACCTGTACTTGAGCCGCAATTCTGCTCAAAGCGAAAGCTAAGCCACCGGCATCGACTGTGCCAAAATCGATCTGCGTTTGGTCTAGCCGAAAAGCTACTACCGACTACTTTTGATGGAAATTGGCAGAgttgtctgtctgtctgacTGCTGCGACGTTTGTCGTTTGCCGTTTGCTGTTGTGGCCTTAATGAAGCGGACGACATTCGCCGGACAAGCTCCGCTCTCTGCCACATCAacgtccacatccacatccagtTTCCACATCGGAGGCAGTCGCCAAATATGCGGCGACAAGTCCTCGCTAAATGCTATCCAGATTAATAAGTCCCAGCCGTGTGGGTGATGTGAGCCACAGACACATGTGGAGCGAGATACGATAGTAAAAGTCAAAAGTCGCCCCGGGCCAGACGTTCTGGGCGATATGTCTGACCACACTCCAACAAAATATATCCTCAAGCTCATCTATCTATGAAGTAGATAAAATAGTTATGAATggttaaaaagttatttcaataaaggcaataatttttttatttgaccaTCACATTGGGTTTTTGGACAATTTGTTCTTCTCTTTTGCTcagttttacaaaatatttcttattccAAAAAGAAAGAACTGTCAAACATATCAACAACATAACTTGTGGCAAAATCATCGGAAACTAAATAGtgttaatcaaaataaattgataaaaaaggatgtttaaaaaaatgcatgAAAAAGAATATTCCATGAagtgttaaaataattaataaataataattattcccaaaacagaaaaaaatgtgaaGAATCAGTTCAAAGTTTCTGAGTTTTCGTTCGTATCCTGGTTTTCACGACGTAATTTCGGGAAACCCAAAGTATCCTCTTAATAAATTaaggtaaatatatttttttaccaacCTCTGGAAGTGGGGTAGCACTTTTTATTCGAccttttacaacattttatgTGAATTGTGTTCTTCTTCAACTTGGTAATTCAAAGATCGAGCCACAGATACTTCGGATTACGAGCGGTTTCTCAGAGTGCATCACCCCCACCTTCTGTTTTTGGGGCTGCCAAATTTGGCCAAGGCAATATTTTGTTCGTTTGGCAGGCCGTTAGAGATTTGCAAAAGGTAAAACTGTAAAATGCATTTCGGTTGCCTTAAATGGAGCGGGGAAAAGTCGGCAGAACGCACGATAACGAAAGAAAAGTGCAAACATTGTTGCCGAACCACAACGAGTGTGCAAATTTGCCTTTCGATGCCGGCCTGAAATCCGAAGACTGCTGAAATGCATTCGAAGCTCGGCCCCGCACAACAATTGGCCAACAATGGCAGAGTGGCAACGAGGAGGAAATCTGCCACTGCCCGACCCGATAATCGCCTGGCACTCGAAGGCTGCTCCTATGATTTTAAGTGGACGTTATACCAGGGTATTCGCCAATAATTGCAGTTGCAAATATGAGTTTTCCCATTCGCCATTTCCccgttttccatttcccaggCCTGCCCAGCTGCAAAGTTCTCGGCCGGCAATTGCCGTAATGAGCAATAAGTTCCTTCGTTATTTATTCAGTAATTCCACACCTCGTATGCGTATAAAACAGTTCACAGTTCCAGGTGAGTCGACACTCCCAGAGTTTGCATTGGATTGGATCGCAAGATGACTGAGCTGCCGAGAGAACGGATAAAGGGAAATTGGCATCGAATGGTGAGACCGTTTTTTGAAGGTTGGGCTGTCCTCAAGGATCCCAATGCTCGATCCCAACACATTATCGCCTACTGGACTCGGGATCAAGTTAGGTGAGATATATAGAGGTATATCAAAGCCTGTATTTGAGCCTTCTATATTGTAGGGCCCTGGGTCTTTACATGAGCTCGGAGCATCGGCGTCTGGACAATAATGTGGCCTGGCAGTCGTACATCTTGGCGCAACTAGCCCTTAGCATAGTATCCCTTTTCTATGGTATCCATGAGTCCCTGTCCAAGGGCGATATTGTCAATCTGGGACGAGATCTAGTCTTCACAATAACGGTTCGATAAAGTAGCCTGTTTATTTCGCAGTCTGACTAACTACAGCACTTAGTGCATATTCATATGCTTTAGATTGGCGTTTTTGGCTCAGTATGGTGATGACGTTGATATGGTAGTCAATACCCTCGAGGACTTTCATCACAGGACAATAAAAGGCCCGGGAAGTAAGGAGGTGCAGGCCACCAAGCGTATGCACTTCCTGCTGTTTATGGCCTTGATCGTTATCTGGATGACTTTTCTTGTGCTTTTCATCCTGATAAAGATATCAACGCCCTTTTTCATGAAATCACAGACACTGCCCTTCCACGTCGCCTGGCCCTTTAACCTGCACGATCCCACGAAGCACCCGATTACCCATGCCATCATCTTGTAAGTCAGAGCACCACCATGCTGTATTTCCTAATTTGGCTTGGCTGGGTGGAGAACATGGGTGTGTCCATTTTCTTCGAGTTGACTTCCTCCCTCAGGGTGCTTTCTATCGAGCTGCGAAACCTCGGGGGTCTGTGCCAGGGCGATGAGAAGCTGCTAACTACAGAGCTTCATCGACTGGCCAAGTTCCACCAGCAGATCATCCTGTAAGCTCTTGCAAAACTTAAAAACTACTTGTCTAACGTTTGTCAATTTCCTAACAGCCTTTCAGAACATTGCAACGATATATTCAACAAAGCCTTTATCTTGCAAATGCTGGTCAACTTCGCTCTCGTCTCATTGTCGCTCTTCGAAGCATTGGCAGCCCGGAAGGATCCCCAAGTGGCAGCCGAGTATCTGGTGCTAATGATGATGACCCTGGGTCACCTCTCTTTCTGGTCGAAATTCGGTGATATGTTTTCCGAAGAATCGGAGCAAGTGGCCTTTGCTGCCTACGAGGCTTATGACCCGACTGTTGGATCCAAAACCATCCATCGGCACTTTATATTCTTTATTCAGAGAGCTCAACAGCCGCTTATGATGAGTGCCAGTCCTTTTCCCCCTTTTAACATGCAGAACTACATGTTTGTAAGTAAATTGCAAAGTGGCAAGAATGCTTTCTCGAAAATGTTCTTTTGCAGATTATGAAGCAATGCTATTCAATTCTAACAGTGCTGACAAACACATTGGACTAGACCATATATATTTCTTACAGTTTTTAACTAGATTTTTAACGTACTGGACCTCTGAACACCCATACAAAAgaatatttgattttcaaGCACCTTGcttggaaaataaaagcattattaATCCATCCCAACTCTGTAAACGAAACCGATCGTTTTGGGCCACTCGAAGAAAGTTCTGCAAGGAGCCTGCATTTTATGCATGCGACCCCAAAAGGTCGCCGCTGCATTTGCTGCAACTTCGAAGAGTGGTTCAGGCCGGCCGAAGATTGGGCACATAAATTGCAATTGTGTGGAGCTCGAACTGGAAGCTGGTTTTCCTTCAGAGCGATGGTTGCTGGCTGCCGGTTGCTGGCGTTTGACTGCTCCGTCATTAGCTTGATTGAATCTTATTGTTGGCAATTAACCTTCGCTGCGATGGGGCCAAGAGTCTGAGGGTCTGTGGGGCTACGATCCTGACATTCTGCGGCCTGGACGAGCCGAATAACTTCATTTGGCACGACAACATGGCATAACATGTCATCTTCCTGGGCCAGACTAATTGCCAACGACAAGCAGGCCCAATTAATTAGCAAACGCCAACGTGCTTAGCCAGTTCCAATATCGCATTTACTAACATTTGCATCTGCACGGGTGAAAACCTGTAGGTGCTGGCCACGAAAAGTGAAAAGCGCTCCAAATTTTAAACTGGATCCAGAAAGTTTGGCTAACAGAAATTCACTGTTGGATCATAAAGCCTATAACATTTCTCTGCTTACTTGCATAAAAACTATTCTTATTAATCTACTATAAATTGATTTACGAAAAGTATAACGTTCAACTTACGATCAGCTTATGGTTTCTTATCCATATCCTAgccttaaaaacaaaagtattctttttaagacattaaaaaaagcTGGGCTGAAGAGGTTCTtaatcatatatttattttaagctgTAAGATGTTCTTGCTATACtctttttatacaaaaaactaGGCCCCACTGTGAGGCGACAAAGTTGAACAGCAACCGATTTGTCAGGCTGCAGTTTCTTTTCTCGTTGTGGCTCATTTAAGACCCACTTCCTATTACATTTGAATATTCGCCATAGCAATTGCTATTGCATTTTGCCTGTGTTTATTTACTTGGACTACTCCTTCAGCGCCTCTTCGGCCCCCGAAAGAGCCAACTTCTTGGCCGTTTTCCATCTAAATTGCATGCAGCGCCTTTGTCATGACATGACAGCAGCCTAATTCATCATTATGGTTACACAGGACCGACTGCATCGATGGGGCTAAAGACTGGGGGATCGGTTTCGGGTTCGGGAGCGCGGAATCGGGGATTGGAGACTGCGGATTGCGGATTGAGAGAGTTTTGTCGCGACTTTCGCTAGACGGTTGGCCAGAGATGCAGTTGCGAAGTTGCCAGTTTTGCATCTGAACAGCGATCGCGGTGGACTCGGAGTCCGACGTGATTCATTCATGCGCAGTAGTTGGATTTTCGCTTGCATGCAGCTGGCAACCACGATGATGACGATAATGATGATGCATGCGCCCGGGCCTAGGAGCTGGTTAGATTTGCAGACCGGGGACGCAGGAAGTGGGGCTGGGCTCTGCCACAAGATGCACTTTAGAAGGCAAAAGTGCACTGTCGATAGGCTGATGATTCGCCTGTCGACATTCAACGAGTCGGGCCAAGACGACGACATTATCGTCGGCAGAAGTCAGGGATGTCAGTGGGAGCTCCGGGACGAGCTCGGTTATTTGTATGGTTTATTATCTCTGCACAATATCGCTCATTGTGGGGGCTTGTCAAGGGGCTGGCGGGAAAGTTGGTTATTGAGGGCCCAGACCCCTCAAAGTGAAACTTCTGAGTCGCACAATCGCAGAAGTATGAATCTGACTTACGACGCGGGATTTAAATGGGTTCAAACGCAGTCAAGTACACTTGGCAAAAGTGCTCAAAAGGTGTATTGAAGAGGTTCTATAACTTAAAATACAAGCGTAGTTGGCCTAGATATAGTTTCCCATTCAGCATAAATCACGGAACTTAATCACAGATTAATTAGTAGGAAATAAAAGGAGCTGCtcgttgtttttaaacataaacaGGAAGAGGGGACCATGGACAtgttaaattgaaaaaataatagagCCCAACTCAAACTGGTTACCCAAGGAACCCAATGCGAATAAGAATTTTACCTATCAAGAATGACATCTCGACTACCTCGGTTCATTTCCTCTCATGTCAAGCGAACCACTGCGAGCAGCAGATGCTTATCGAGTGGCCAAAGTCGTGTGACATTGTAAGTCGGCGCGAATAACCGACCCAGTTAGGAGGCCGCTTTCCGTACACCCAATTTGCTGACATGCGCCGCTTCCCGCGAAAACAGCGAAAAGGTGTCAGACATTCGGTCCGGATTCGGTGGCCGGGCCTCTTAATCATCGAACTCGAACCGAGCAGGACAAATGCCATGCACGACTTCATTATTAGGCAGCCCCATATGcacatcatcatcgtcgttgCCATGGACTCGTGACATGGCCTCCAGATTGGGGCTAGTCGGGCTAGTCAGCGCCTCTCTGATTAGTTTTCCCCAGCTCCCGGGCTCATTTCCCTCTCATCAAGACACGAAAATGTCCCTCAAATTTGTTGTTTGTCAAGCCAGCAGCGGCGCGGCCATTAAATTCCTGCCGGCTTCTGGGGGCTGTCGCTAATGAAGTCATAAAACCGCATGACATTTTCGATGCCTCCGAGGAAAGCCCCACGGATCTCACTTTTTGTCATACGATCTTGTTGGTCTCTTGTCCGCACACTCAGCTGTCCTTTTGCCCGGGCCAGTTCAATCGCTCCAATATGCAAATGCCCATTCACCCGCCGCCACCCACGGATGCGGACTGGGGACGTGAAAAGAGCGACCAATCCATATGACCATATGTTCATATCGGACCCCGAATCTTTCGCTTTCGATTGCGCCGAGCTGCGCCCTGCGCCCGAGACTCAGGAAACTCCAAGGCTCAACTCCACTCCACTCAAGTCACCTCGACTAAGCCCGGCTTTATCTgcatttcatttcgtttcgcCGGCTCCGCTTCGTGCtgcaaatatgcaaaaatgcTGCAATCTGCGGACAGCACGTTCGGAGGGCCTTTCGTGTCATAAATGGCATAAATATTCCTTCTTGACCGGGCAACCTAAATATTTCCAGCTCTGCGGATGCTGCTTCTCTCGctgtggcaaagtgaaggagaaaaatcattttataacAATGCGAACTTTCACTTTTTCGCATTTCGCGAGATCTCCACCGAAATCGAAATTAAatcgtttttcatttttatgtgCTGGAGAATTATTGACGGTGGCGGCGGGGTTCGGTTTgaaggaaataataaataatgaaaaatgcaAGAATTATTTAGTATGTAAATTTTGTAAAAGCAATTAGAGTTTCCCGAAGCAGATGTTAAGTTCTCGCCCAGTAATTGCTGTAAATGCCCATCTTTTTTTGCTTATTACTACAAAACAGGAAAAAATTACAATAGGTTTTGATATTGTCCACGAATTGGTTAAAAATAGATAGCCTTAAAGTTGTGTGATCACAACGAACCTTTACGCACTAATTGTTTATAAGTTTAATAAGTGTGAGGAAGTGTGTCGAATTTTTTGGTAACCCTTTATGAGTTTTATGGGAACTCATACCTTTTTTTCGGTGCATTGCCACTTAATACTTACTTCTAAGAGTGTTTCCGGTGCACTCGCAAGACAGAAGTGTTGCGAAATGGACTTACGTGGCAACTTGGATAGATTTCTCATATTTTACATCGATGGCTGGAAGATATTTAGGGATCCCCAACTGGAGTCTAAGCACTCTTCAGTTCATTATTGGAGGGAACAGATGAAGTCtgagtattttaaatttaattgagactaaaatattttttaatgccgTTTGTAGAGCAATGTTTTTTTACACAACCTTCGAGGAACGACGGTTACCCTATCGACTCATTTGGCACACTTTGGTGTTTATTCAAGCTGTCATATTCTTTGCTTCAATGTTGTACGGTCTAACGGAATCGATAGGAGACAATGTTGAAATGGGTCGAGATCTGGCTTTTATCATTGGGGTGAGACAAATCTTTTCTGTTTCAAAGCagacaaaataaataacattacTTTCCAggcattttatattattttcaaaatattttattttaattggtaCGGCGATGGTCTCAATGAGGTCATCAACGACTTGGAGGCATTGCATCCCTGGGCACTAGAGGGTCCAGGTGCTGTCGATTTTCGACCTGGCAAGCGCTGGTACTTCGTGATGGCCTTTTGTTTATCATCGTCTTGGGGGCTCTTCTTGTGCATTTTTCTCGTACTCCTGATAACATCACCCATGTGGGTCCAGAACCAGAACCTTCCCTTTCACGCGGCTTTCCCCTTTCAATGGCACGACAGATCGACTCACCCCGTCACACATGCCATAATCTATTTGTTTCAGAGTTTTCTTGGGACATATACTTTAACATGGCTGCTGTGCGTGGAGGGAATTTCAGTTTGCATTTACGGAGAGTTAACCTTTGCCATCGAAGTTCTATGCCTCGAACTTCGAAACCTCCACCGGAGATTCCATGACAACGAACAGCTGAGACTGGAGATGATTCGATTGGTCAGGTTCCACCAGAAGATTGTTGAGTAAGCATTAAATCTAGAAtcataatatattcatatgtCCAATGTATATAACGATCAAGATCCTGATCCTGGATCAAATATATAGCACATAGACTTTCTAATCGAAACTTTCATCTATTTTCCTAATCTACTACAtacttaaaaatgaaattttcagAATTTTGGACCGTACCAACGAGGTTTTTCATGGGACTCTCATAATGCAAATGGCGGTTAACTTCTCCTTGGTCTCTCTATCGGTTTTAGAGGCAATGGAGGCCCGAAAAGACCCCAAAGTGGTGGCTCAATTCGGAGTCCTAATGCTGCTCGCCTTGGGACATCTGTCCATGTGGTCGCTTTGTGGAGACATGTTATCCCAAACATCGTTGAAAATTTCGGAGGCTGCATACGACGCCTATGATCCCACCAAGGGATCCAAGGAAAATTATCGCCTTCTCTGCTTGATAATTCGACGCGCCCAGGATCCACTGATCATGAGAGCTAGCCCGTTTCcgccatttaatttaataaactaCACCGCTGTAAGATCCTTAAGTAAAGAAAGCTCTTATGTTAATATAAAACGATTTTTCAGATACTCAATCAATGCTTTGGAATActgacatttttattaaacactCTGGATTAATCTAGACTCTAGaagaataaaaaacatattcatATAATTAGAATTATTATAtacatcaaataaaaaaaattataatataaataaacaaaaagaaattattatttatgttcgGAGCCCATTGTCCCTcgataaaatatgaaaagtaGAAGTTTGAATAGGAAATAAACCAGAATAAATTCTATATGCAAATTTGCGAAGGCTAATTGAACTCCTCGAAACATATGTTAAGTTCTCGCTTGGTAATTGCTTTAAGTGGGCATAATTTTGTCTTACacctacacagaaaaaaatgttggtaaacgtattaattatatataagaTAAGCAATTTTAAGAAACCTTACCTCTTAGGATCTTTTTGCTCATAAATTAAGATCTAatggaaattttaaaacattttaagaacATTAACGTGAcattgtgtttttttctgtgtactcCATGAATTAGGTATAATAGCTCCTTCTCATTGCCATTACACAATCACTTAAGTAGCAGCGGCGTTTCGAAATGGACTTACGTGAAAACTTGGATCGCTttctgatattttatttcgatGGCTGGAAAGTTTTTCGAGATCCTCAACTGGAGTCCAGGCATTCTCCAGCGTACTTTTGGAGGGAACAGATGAAGTCAGAGTAATGTAGAACTCTTTGTGTTTAGAATCTAACTAAATTGTGTTAGCAGGGCAATGTTGTTGTACACAACCTCGGAGGAACGTCTATTgccctatcgatccttttggcaCACGTTGGTGGCTATTAAATCCTTCGTTTTTATGGCTACAATGTTGTACGGCCTAACGGAATCGATAGGCGACAATGTTCAAATGGGTCGTGATCTTGCTTTCATTATAGGGGTTGGAAAAACATATCACATGAAGACAAATATCATACGTTACAAAGGTCCTTTATTTCAGATCTTTTATATtacttttaagattttttattttcttcgatATGGCGATGCTCTTGACGAAGTGGTCAACGACCTGGAGGCGTTTCACCCTTGGGCGCAGCAGGGTCCTCATGCAGTAGACTATCGATCTGGCAAACGTTGGTACTTCGTGCTGGCGTTCTTCGTATCGACGTCCTGGGCGCTCTTCTTGGTTATATTTCTCGGACTTCTTGTGACATCACCGATGTGGGTCCAGAACCAGAACCTTCCCTTTCACGCGGCTTTTCCCTTTCAATGGCACGATAGATCGACTCACCCCATCACCCACGCCATAATCTACTTGTTCCAGTGCTATTTTGCAGCGTATGCTCTTACCTGGCTTTTGTGCATGGAGGGCCTATCCATATCCATTTACGTGGAAATAACCTTCGCCATCGAAGTCCTGTGCCTCGAACTTCTTAGCCTGCACCGCAGATGCGATGGCAATGAGCAG
This window of the Drosophila biarmipes strain raj3 chromosome 3L, RU_DBia_V1.1, whole genome shotgun sequence genome carries:
- the LOC108028220 gene encoding LOW QUALITY PROTEIN: odorant receptor 65a (The sequence of the model RefSeq protein was modified relative to this genomic sequence to represent the inferred CDS: inserted 1 base in 1 codon) codes for the protein MTELPRERIKGNWHRMVRPFFEGWAVLKDPNARSQHIIAYWTRDQVRALGLYMSSEHRRLDNNVAWQSYILAQLALSIVSLFYGIHESLSKGDIVNLGRDLVFTITCIFICFRLAFLAQYGDDVDMVVNTLEDFHHRTIKGPGSKEVQATKRMHFLLFMALIVIWMTFLVLFILIKISTPFFMKSQTLPFHVAWPFNLHDPTKHPITHAIIXVSQSTTMLYFLIWLGWVENMGVSIFFELTSSLRVLSIELRNLGGLCQGDEKLLTTELHRLAKFHQQIILLSEHCNDIFNKAFILQMLVNFALVSLSLFEALAARKDPQVAAEYLVLMMMTLGHLSFWSKFGDMFSEESEQVAFAAYEAYDPTVGSKTIHRHFIFFIQRAQQPLMMSASPFPPFNMQNYMFIMKQCYSILTVLTNTLD
- the LOC108028189 gene encoding putative odorant receptor 65b, giving the protein MDLRGNLDRFLIFYIDGWKIFRDPQLESKHSSVHYWREQMKAMFFYTTFEERRLPYRLIWHTLVFIQAVIFFASMLYGLTESIGDNVEMGRDLAFIIGAFYIIFKIFYFNWYGDGLNEVINDLEALHPWALEGPGAVDFRPGKRWYFVMAFCLSSSWGLFLCIFLVLLITSPMWVQNQNLPFHAAFPFQWHDRSTHPVTHAIIYLFQSFLGTYTLTWLLCVEGISVCIYGELTFAIEVLCLELRNLHRRFHDNEQLRLEMIRLVRFHQKIVEILDRTNEVFHGTLIMQMAVNFSLVSLSVLEAMEARKDPKVVAQFGVLMLLALGHLSMWSLCGDMLSQTSLKISEAAYDAYDPTKGSKENYRLLCLIIRRAQDPLIMRASPFPPFNLINYTAILNQCFGILTFLLNTLD
- the LOC108028646 gene encoding putative odorant receptor 65c — encoded protein: MDLRENLDRFLIFYFDGWKVFRDPQLESRHSPAYFWREQMKAMLLYTTSEERLLPYRSFWHTLVAIKSFVFMATMLYGLTESIGDNVQMGRDLAFIIGIFYITFKIFYFLRYGDALDEVVNDLEAFHPWAQQGPHAVDYRSGKRWYFVLAFFVSTSWALFLVIFLGLLVTSPMWVQNQNLPFHAAFPFQWHDRSTHPITHAIIYLFQCYFAAYALTWLLCMEGLSISIYVEITFAIEVLCLELLSLHRRCDGNEQLRLETNRLVRLHQKVVEILDRINDVFHGTLIMQMGVNFSLVSLSVLEAMEARKDPKVVAQFAVLMLLALGHLSMWSLFGDLLSQTSLKVSEAAYEAYDPTKGSKEVYRDLCLIIRRAQDPLIMRASPFPSFNFINYTAILNECFGILTFLLNTLD